Within the Candidatus Nitrospira nitrificans genome, the region CTGGAACTCAGGATCGAAGGAATGAATGACAGGAAAGGCTGGGAGATGAAGGCTCAGTTGGTACAGACGGCGGTTTGCGCCTTGTTGGTCGCGATGACGGCCGGTTGCCTGTCGCCTCGAACGGACTCTTCGGAGATCCATACCTACCAGTTAAGCCTTGATGGGAGGCCCAACGAAGCCCGTCTCGGCAAGCTTGACGGTCCGGTGCTGCTGGTGAGCCAGTCTCAAGCTGAGCCGGGATTCGAGACGCAGCGCATGGTGTATGTCAAGCGGCCGCACGAACTGGAGTACTATGCGCTGAATCAATGGGCCGATACGCCGGTGCGCATGTTCACTCCGTTGATGGTTCAGGCACTCGATCAGAAGGATGCGTGGCGCGCGGTGATTTCACTGCCGAGCTCGATCCCTGGGGACTATCGTCTCGATACGCACGGATTTCTGTTGCAGCAGGAGTTTCTCCAGCAACCCAGTCGCATGAGGGTGATGATCCGGGCGCAGCTGGTCGACCTGAAAGAGTCGACGATCCTGAGCGCGCGGGTTTTCGAGGTCGTGGAGAACGCCGCGAGCGAGAATCCCTACGGCGGGGTCCAAGCCGCTAATCGCGCGGTCGCGGCGCTGCTTGATCAGATTACCTCGTGGCTTGGAGAATGTGTTCGGCACTCGCCGGATGCCGCCGTTAATCGGGTGCTTGCAAGACCGAAGGGAAAGGGCAGGACTCCCGCCTCCTGAAGAGCATCCATGAGGGACGACCGTACCCATGATGCCTGGAAGTCCAAATTATCAGACGGGGCCATCCGCGATGTTCCGGCCGATGTTCTGATTTTCCGGGCTGATCGAGTCGCTGTACCGGCATGAAAACCTCCTGGAAAACCGGGATCAGTTTCGGATTAACGTCGGGGGTCATCACCACGCTCGGGCTGATGGTGGGACTGCACTCGGGAACGCATTCGCGCACCATCGTGATCGGTGGAATCCTGACCATAGCCGTCGCCGACGCCATGTCGGATGCCCTCGGCATCCATGTGTCCGAAGAGTCGAAGAACAGCGGTTCGGTGAGCCAGGTCTGGGAAGCCACACTCGCCACCTTCGCGGCGAAATTTGTGGTCTCGGTCACCTTCGTCATGCCGGTCATATTCGCTCCGCTCGATCAGGCGATTATTATCAGCATGGCCTGGGGGCTGCTCTTGCTCACGGCCCTGAGCTTCTTCATCGCACGAGCGCAGGCCGTTGCGCCCTGGAAG harbors:
- a CDS encoding ABC-type transport auxiliary lipoprotein family protein, which codes for MNDRKGWEMKAQLVQTAVCALLVAMTAGCLSPRTDSSEIHTYQLSLDGRPNEARLGKLDGPVLLVSQSQAEPGFETQRMVYVKRPHELEYYALNQWADTPVRMFTPLMVQALDQKDAWRAVISLPSSIPGDYRLDTHGFLLQQEFLQQPSRMRVMIRAQLVDLKESTILSARVFEVVENAASENPYGGVQAANRAVAALLDQITSWLGECVRHSPDAAVNRVLARPKGKGRTPAS
- a CDS encoding VIT1/CCC1 transporter family protein; the encoded protein is MKTSWKTGISFGLTSGVITTLGLMVGLHSGTHSRTIVIGGILTIAVADAMSDALGIHVSEESKNSGSVSQVWEATLATFAAKFVVSVTFVMPVIFAPLDQAIIISMAWGLLLLTALSFFIARAQAVAPWKVIGEHLFIALCVVMITHVVGDWMKGFVETE